A single window of Streptomyces xanthii DNA harbors:
- a CDS encoding HIT family protein encodes MLHSMTSEPEQQIGPVGEPDGFGRLWTPHRIAYIQGEGKPTGPGADDGCPFCAAPGKSDEDALIVARGEHVFAILNLYPYNGGHMMVLPYRHVADYTDLDDAETVELADFTKRAMTALRAASGAHGFNIGMNQGAVAGAGIAAHLHQHIVPRWGGDTNFMPVVGHTKVLPQLLADTRTALAKAWPTA; translated from the coding sequence ATGCTGCACAGCATGACGAGTGAGCCGGAGCAGCAGATCGGTCCTGTGGGAGAGCCGGACGGATTCGGGCGTCTGTGGACCCCGCACCGCATCGCCTACATCCAGGGCGAGGGCAAACCGACGGGCCCCGGGGCCGACGACGGCTGTCCCTTCTGCGCGGCTCCCGGCAAGAGCGACGAGGACGCCCTCATCGTGGCGCGCGGCGAGCACGTCTTCGCGATCCTCAACCTGTACCCGTACAACGGCGGGCACATGATGGTGCTGCCCTACCGGCACGTCGCCGACTACACCGACCTCGACGACGCCGAGACCGTCGAGCTCGCCGACTTCACCAAGCGGGCGATGACCGCGCTGCGTGCCGCGTCCGGCGCGCACGGCTTCAACATCGGCATGAACCAGGGCGCGGTGGCCGGCGCCGGCATCGCCGCGCACCTGCACCAGCACATCGTCCCGCGCTGGGGCGGCGACACGAACTTCATGCCGGTCGTCGGCCACACCAAGGTGCTGCCGCAGCTCCTCGCGGACACGCGCACGGCGCTGGCGAAGGCCTGGCCGACCGCCTGA
- a CDS encoding elongation factor G-like protein EF-G2 translates to MADKANTHPGAAGRAATADRPSDVRNVVLVGPSGSGKTTLVEALALTAGAVNRAGRVEDGTCVSDYDDIERRRQRSVQLSLVPVDWGGCKINLLDTPGYADFVGELRAGLRAADAALFVVSAADGVDGATRAVWEECAAVGMPRAIVVTHLEAARADFEETTRVCAEAFGGDDPDAVLPLYLPLHGERTPDGHSPVTGLIGLLSQRIHAYASGALEESPPDAGQVPGLQEARGRLIEGIIAESEDETLMDRYLGGEEIDFKTLVDDLERAVARGTFHPVLAAAPAPEGARQGIGTVELLELVTGGFPTPLEREAPTVTTPDGAPRTIPVCDPDGPLVAEVVKTASDPYVGRVSLVRVFSGTLRPDETVHVSGHGLTDRGHEDHDVDERVGALSVPFGKQQRPLSHCIAGDLACVAKLGRAETGDTISAKDDPLLMAPWEMPDPLLPLAIQAHSKADEDKLSQGLARLAAEDPTMRLEQNPDTHQVVLWCLGEAHADVALERLSARYGVQVDVVPHKVSLRETFADRAAGRGRHVKQSGGHGQYAICEIEVEPLPNGSGIEFVDKVVGGSVPRQFIPSVEKGVRAQAAKGVAAGYPLIDVRVTLLDGKAHSVDSSDAAFQTAGALALREAAADATIHLLEPVSEVQVLVSDDFVGAVMSDLSGRRGRVVGTEQAPGGRTLVRAEVPEIEIGRYAVDLRSLSHGTARFSRSYARHEPMPAHIGERIREQAADTA, encoded by the coding sequence ATGGCTGACAAGGCGAACACACATCCCGGGGCCGCCGGCAGGGCGGCTACGGCCGACCGGCCCTCGGACGTGCGCAATGTGGTGCTGGTCGGCCCCAGCGGCTCCGGCAAGACGACGCTGGTGGAGGCCCTCGCGCTCACGGCGGGGGCGGTCAACCGCGCGGGCCGCGTCGAGGACGGCACGTGCGTCTCGGACTACGACGACATCGAACGGCGCCGGCAGCGCTCGGTGCAGCTCTCGCTCGTCCCGGTCGACTGGGGCGGCTGCAAGATCAATCTTCTGGACACCCCCGGATACGCGGATTTCGTCGGGGAGCTGAGGGCCGGTCTGCGCGCTGCGGACGCGGCCCTCTTCGTCGTCTCGGCGGCGGACGGGGTGGACGGCGCCACGCGCGCGGTGTGGGAGGAGTGCGCGGCCGTCGGCATGCCGCGGGCCATCGTGGTGACGCACCTGGAGGCGGCGCGGGCCGACTTCGAGGAGACGACCCGGGTGTGCGCCGAGGCCTTCGGGGGCGACGACCCCGACGCCGTGCTGCCGCTGTATCTGCCGCTGCACGGCGAGCGCACCCCGGACGGCCACTCCCCCGTGACCGGCCTGATCGGGCTCCTGTCGCAGCGGATCCACGCCTACGCGTCGGGCGCGCTGGAGGAGTCGCCGCCGGACGCCGGCCAGGTGCCGGGCCTCCAGGAGGCGCGCGGCCGGCTCATCGAGGGGATCATCGCCGAGAGCGAGGACGAGACCCTCATGGACCGCTACCTGGGCGGCGAGGAGATCGACTTCAAGACGCTCGTCGACGACCTGGAGCGGGCCGTCGCGCGCGGCACCTTCCACCCCGTCCTCGCAGCGGCCCCCGCCCCGGAGGGCGCCCGCCAGGGCATCGGCACGGTCGAGCTCCTGGAGCTGGTCACGGGCGGCTTCCCGACCCCGCTGGAGCGCGAGGCCCCGACCGTGACCACGCCGGACGGCGCGCCCCGCACGATCCCGGTCTGCGACCCGGACGGCCCGCTGGTCGCCGAGGTCGTGAAGACGGCCTCGGACCCCTACGTGGGCCGTGTCTCGCTCGTACGGGTGTTCTCGGGCACCCTGCGCCCGGACGAGACGGTGCACGTGTCGGGGCACGGGCTCACCGACCGCGGGCACGAGGACCACGACGTGGACGAGCGGGTCGGCGCCCTGTCGGTCCCCTTCGGCAAGCAGCAGCGGCCGCTGTCGCACTGCATCGCCGGTGACCTGGCGTGCGTGGCGAAGCTGGGCCGGGCGGAGACCGGCGACACGATCTCGGCGAAGGACGACCCGCTGTTGATGGCGCCGTGGGAGATGCCGGACCCGCTGCTGCCGCTGGCGATCCAGGCGCACAGCAAGGCCGACGAGGACAAGCTGTCGCAGGGCCTGGCGCGGCTCGCGGCGGAGGACCCGACGATGCGGCTGGAGCAGAACCCGGACACCCACCAGGTGGTGCTGTGGTGTCTGGGCGAGGCGCACGCGGACGTCGCCCTGGAGCGGCTGTCGGCGCGGTACGGGGTGCAGGTCGACGTGGTCCCGCACAAGGTGTCGCTGCGCGAGACGTTCGCGGACCGGGCCGCGGGCCGGGGGCGGCACGTCAAGCAGTCCGGCGGGCACGGTCAGTACGCGATCTGCGAGATCGAGGTGGAGCCGCTGCCGAACGGTTCGGGCATCGAGTTCGTCGACAAGGTCGTCGGCGGCTCCGTCCCGCGCCAGTTCATCCCGTCGGTGGAGAAGGGTGTACGGGCCCAGGCGGCCAAGGGCGTCGCGGCCGGGTACCCGCTGATCGACGTACGGGTCACGCTGCTCGACGGCAAGGCGCACTCGGTGGACTCCTCGGACGCCGCGTTCCAGACGGCGGGCGCGCTGGCGCTGCGCGAGGCGGCGGCCGACGCCACGATCCATCTCCTCGAACCGGTGTCCGAGGTCCAGGTACTCGTCAGCGACGACTTCGTGGGCGCGGTGATGAGCGATCTGTCCGGGCGGCGCGGCCGCGTCGTCGGCACCGAGCAGGCGCCGGGCGGCCGGACCCTCGTACGGGCCGAGGTGCCGGAGATCGAGATCGGGCGCTACGCCGTCGATCTGCGCTCCCTGTCGCACGGCACGGCGCGGTTCAGCCGCAGCTACGCCCGGCACGAGCCGATGCCGGCCCACATCGGCGAGCGGATCAGGGAACAGGCCGCGGACACCGCGTAG
- the pgsA gene encoding phosphatidylinositol phosphate synthase, protein MLNKYARAFFTRVLTPFAAFLIRRGVSPDTVTLLGTAGVVAGALVFYPRGEFFWGTVVITLFVFSDLVDGNMARQLGRSSRWGAFLDSTLDRVADSAIFGGLALWYAGGGDDNALCAVSIFCLASGQVVSYTKARGESIGLPVAVNGLVERAERLVISLVAAGFAGLHKFGVPGIQYLLPVALWIVAAGSLVTLIQRVVTVRRESAEADAAAAAQEETAS, encoded by the coding sequence ATGCTGAACAAGTACGCGCGTGCATTCTTCACGCGTGTCCTCACACCGTTCGCCGCGTTTCTCATCCGTCGCGGGGTCAGTCCCGACACGGTCACGCTCCTCGGCACCGCCGGGGTGGTGGCGGGCGCGCTGGTCTTCTACCCGCGCGGGGAGTTCTTCTGGGGCACGGTCGTCATCACGCTGTTCGTCTTCTCGGACCTCGTGGACGGCAACATGGCGCGCCAGCTCGGCCGCTCCAGCCGCTGGGGCGCCTTCCTCGACTCGACGCTCGACCGGGTCGCCGACAGCGCCATCTTCGGCGGCCTCGCGCTCTGGTACGCGGGCGGCGGCGACGACAACGCGCTGTGCGCCGTCTCGATCTTCTGCCTCGCCAGCGGCCAGGTCGTCTCGTACACGAAGGCCCGTGGAGAATCGATCGGCCTGCCGGTCGCGGTCAACGGTCTGGTGGAGCGCGCCGAGCGGCTCGTCATCTCGCTCGTCGCCGCCGGCTTCGCCGGTCTGCACAAGTTCGGTGTGCCCGGCATCCAGTACCTGCTGCCCGTCGCCCTGTGGATCGTCGCTGCCGGCAGCCTGGTCACGCTGATCCAGCGCGTGGTCACCGTTCGCCGCGAGTCCGCCGAGGCCGACGCCGCGGCCGCCGCCCAGGAGGAGACCGCCTCGTGA